From Streptomyces sp. CMB-StM0423, a single genomic window includes:
- the guaA gene encoding glutamine-hydrolyzing GMP synthase has protein sequence MTSATPDTVLVVDFGAQYAQLIARRVREARIYSEIVPHTMPVPEILAKNPKAIILSGGPSSVYAADAPGIDPAIFTAGVPVFGMCYGFQLMAQALGGTVDNTGSREYGRTQLDVTRPDSTLFTGTPERQDVWMSHGDACSAAPAGFTVTASTEGVPVAAFEDDERKLYGVQHHPEVMHSTHGQLVLEHFLYRGAGLAPTWTTANVVEESVAAVRAQVGDAQAICALSGGVDSAVAAALVQRAIGDRLTCVYVDHGLMRKGESEQVEKDFVAATGVQLKVVDAAERFLAALAGVSDPEQKRKIIGREFIRVFEQAQAEIVAAAGETGAPVRFLVQGTLYPDVVESGGGTGTANIKSHHNVGGLPEDLDFELVEPLRRLFKDEVRMVGKELGLPEAMVQRQPFPGPGLGIRIVGEVTKDRLDLLREADAIAREELTAAGLDRDIWQCPVVLLADVRSVGVQGDGRTYGHPVVLRPVSSEDAMTADWSRLPYDVLARISTRITNEVADVNRVVLDVTSKPPGTIEWE, from the coding sequence GTGACCTCAGCGACCCCCGACACCGTTCTCGTCGTGGACTTCGGTGCCCAGTACGCCCAGCTCATCGCGCGCCGCGTGCGCGAGGCCCGGATCTACAGCGAAATCGTGCCCCACACGATGCCGGTGCCGGAGATCCTGGCGAAGAACCCCAAGGCGATCATCCTCTCGGGCGGCCCCTCCTCGGTGTACGCGGCGGACGCCCCCGGCATCGACCCGGCGATCTTCACGGCCGGCGTCCCCGTCTTCGGCATGTGCTACGGCTTCCAGCTCATGGCCCAGGCCCTCGGGGGCACGGTCGACAACACCGGGAGCCGCGAGTACGGGCGTACCCAACTGGACGTCACCCGCCCCGACTCCACCCTCTTCACGGGCACCCCCGAGCGCCAGGACGTCTGGATGTCCCACGGCGACGCCTGCTCCGCCGCCCCCGCGGGCTTCACGGTCACCGCGTCGACCGAGGGCGTGCCGGTGGCCGCCTTCGAGGACGACGAGCGGAAGCTGTACGGCGTGCAGCACCACCCCGAGGTCATGCACTCCACCCACGGCCAGCTCGTCCTGGAGCACTTCCTCTACCGCGGCGCCGGCCTCGCCCCCACCTGGACCACCGCGAACGTCGTGGAGGAGTCCGTCGCCGCCGTCCGCGCGCAGGTCGGCGACGCACAGGCGATCTGCGCGCTGTCCGGCGGCGTGGACTCGGCGGTGGCCGCGGCGCTCGTCCAGCGGGCCATCGGGGACCGGCTCACCTGCGTGTACGTCGACCACGGGCTGATGCGCAAGGGCGAGTCCGAGCAGGTCGAGAAGGACTTCGTGGCCGCGACCGGCGTGCAGCTCAAGGTCGTCGACGCGGCGGAGCGGTTCCTCGCCGCCCTCGCCGGGGTGTCCGACCCCGAGCAGAAGCGGAAGATCATCGGCCGGGAGTTCATCCGGGTCTTCGAGCAGGCGCAGGCCGAGATCGTGGCCGCGGCGGGGGAGACCGGCGCGCCGGTGCGCTTCCTCGTCCAGGGCACGCTCTACCCGGACGTCGTGGAGTCCGGCGGCGGCACGGGCACCGCGAACATCAAGTCCCACCACAACGTCGGCGGGCTGCCGGAAGACCTCGACTTCGAGCTGGTCGAGCCGCTGCGGCGGCTCTTCAAGGACGAGGTCCGGATGGTCGGCAAGGAGCTGGGGCTGCCCGAGGCGATGGTGCAGCGCCAGCCGTTCCCGGGCCCCGGGCTCGGCATCCGGATCGTCGGCGAGGTGACGAAGGACCGGCTCGACCTGCTGCGCGAGGCCGACGCCATCGCCCGCGAGGAGCTGACCGCCGCCGGGCTCGACCGCGACATCTGGCAGTGCCCGGTGGTGCTCCTCGCGGACGTGCGGTCGGTGGGCGTCCAGGGCGACGGGCGCACGTACGGGCACCCGGTCGTGCTCCGGCCGGTGTCGTCGGAGGACGCGATGACCGCGGACTGGTCGCGGCTCCCGTACGACGTGCTGGCACGGATCTCGACGCGGATCACGAACGAGGTGGCGGACGTCAACCGCGTGGTTCTGGACGTCACGTCGAAGCCGCCGGGGACGATCGAGTGGGAGTGA
- a CDS encoding chorismate mutase, whose amino-acid sequence MNATQSGDRTTAPAPTGTTDRTGARTDEAATEITDARERIDDLDTRIIALVEERMAVSARIQKARIASGGRRVNLSREMEILARYRDHLGRPGTTLAMTLLELSRGRV is encoded by the coding sequence ATGAACGCAACCCAGTCGGGCGACCGCACCACGGCCCCCGCGCCGACCGGCACCACGGACCGGACCGGCGCCCGCACGGACGAGGCGGCGACGGAGATCACGGACGCCCGCGAGCGGATCGACGACCTGGACACGCGGATCATCGCGCTGGTCGAGGAACGGATGGCGGTCTCGGCCCGCATCCAGAAGGCCCGCATCGCGTCGGGCGGCCGCCGGGTGAACCTCTCCCGCGAAATGGAGATCCTGGCCCGCTACCGCGACCACCTGGGCCGCCCGGGCACGACCCTGGCGATGACCCTCCTGGAACTCAGCCGCGGCCGGGTATGA